From Cellulomonas oligotrophica, a single genomic window includes:
- a CDS encoding ABC transporter permease, with amino-acid sequence MTRLILRRLALLVPTLLGLSILLFLWVRALPGGPAQALLGERATPEAVERINQLYGFDRPLPEQYVTWLGQLLQGNFGVSTRTGRPVLDEFLLRFPATIELSLVALLVAVGVGIPLGYLAARHQGRSVDHVAVVVSLLGVTVPVFFLAFLLKWLFAVQLGWFPSSGRQDPAMIATHPTGFYVLDGLLTREWDASWDAFVHLVLPAVALGSIPLAIIARITRASVIDVQHADYVRTARAKGMRPDHVRGRVILHNAMLPVSTTIGLQVGLLLSGAVLTETVFAYPGIGKFLSDAIFSLDYAVLQGFILLIAVVYAMVNLLVDVSYGLIDPRMRAR; translated from the coding sequence ATGACCCGACTGATCCTGCGGCGCCTGGCGCTGCTCGTCCCGACCCTGCTCGGGTTGTCGATCCTGCTGTTCCTGTGGGTGCGCGCTCTCCCCGGGGGGCCTGCCCAGGCCCTCCTGGGGGAGCGCGCCACCCCGGAGGCCGTCGAGCGGATCAACCAGCTCTACGGCTTCGACCGGCCCCTGCCCGAGCAGTACGTGACCTGGCTCGGCCAGCTGCTGCAGGGCAACTTCGGGGTCTCGACGCGCACGGGACGCCCCGTGCTGGACGAGTTCCTCCTGCGGTTCCCGGCGACGATCGAGCTCTCGCTCGTCGCCCTCCTGGTGGCGGTCGGCGTGGGCATCCCGCTCGGGTACCTCGCCGCCCGCCACCAGGGCCGGTCCGTCGACCACGTCGCCGTGGTCGTCTCGCTCCTGGGCGTCACCGTGCCGGTGTTCTTCCTCGCGTTCCTGCTCAAGTGGCTGTTCGCGGTGCAGCTCGGCTGGTTCCCGTCGTCCGGGCGCCAGGACCCCGCGATGATCGCCACGCACCCGACCGGCTTCTACGTGCTCGACGGGCTGCTGACCCGGGAGTGGGACGCGAGCTGGGACGCCTTCGTCCACCTCGTCCTGCCGGCCGTCGCGCTCGGCTCGATCCCGCTGGCGATCATCGCCCGGATCACCCGCGCGTCCGTCATCGACGTGCAGCACGCCGACTACGTGCGCACGGCGCGGGCCAAGGGCATGCGCCCGGACCACGTGCGCGGCCGCGTGATCCTGCACAACGCCATGCTCCCGGTGTCGACCACGATCGGCCTGCAGGTCGGCCTGCTCCTGTCGGGGGCCGTGCTGACCGAGACCGTGTTCGCCTACCCCGGGATCGGCAAGTTCCTGTCCGACGCCATCTTCTCGCTCGACTACGCGGTGCTGCAGGGCTTCATCCTGCTGATCGCCGTGGTCTACGCGATGGTGAACCTGCTCGTCGACGTGTCGTACGGGCTGATCGACCCGAGGATGAGGGCCCGATGA